From Punica granatum isolate Tunisia-2019 chromosome 1, ASM765513v2, whole genome shotgun sequence:
ataaatgtgtaTGCAACGGGCTGAAATGACATGATCAGAATCAGAAAACTTTATTATTTAGTCGCTAACAGATGACGGTTCGAAACATGACAATCACGAGACATCATTCCTAAGGTATTCTCAGTACATcatactattttattttttcaccgCCACAGTCGTCTTCGAAATTCAGGAATTACAGAAGCCCCAGTCTTTTCTTGAGTTCCAAGACGAACCCGTAGACCTTCTCCTGGGGAGGGAGGGACTTCTTGACGCTCTCCTTCTCCAAGCACCTCTTGGCCCAGAAAATGAGCTTGGGGCAATCCGCCTCTATGCTGAAGTTGCCGCAGGTCTCATAGGTGTAAAACCAGCTGTAGTACGGGATGAGAACCGCATCAACGAACCCGAACTTGTCACCCCCGAAGTAGGGCTTGTCCCCGAGCTCCGCTTCCAACAGTTTGAGGCTATCAAGGAACTCCTTCTTGGCTGCCTCctgctcttcccctttagtcGCCCACGTTCTTCGACCGAGATCATATAACTACGCACAACAAGCATTTCCATTATTAATTGATCGAATCCGGAGCCCATAGAACCGTCAGAATATTTGAAAAAGTGTCAAGTGCTATACCTTCTTGTCGATATAGTCTGCCCAGAACCGAGCTCGGGCTCTCGCGTAAGGATCAGACGGCAGCAGAGGAGACTTATGGGGCCATACCTCTTCCACGTACTGGAGCGCGATGAGCGACTCGCACACCGGCTTACCCTTATGGATGAGGACGGGGATCTTCTTATGGACGGGGTTCGACTTCAGTAGGAGCGGGCTCTTGTTCCACAAGTCCTCCTCCTTGTATTCATAATCTATCCCCTTCTCGGCCAAGGCAATCCTCAGCCTCATCCCGAAAGGGCTGGGCCAGAAATCGAGCAGTACCACCTCCTTCTCCGACATCGTTACGTCGCCAACTAACTACGAACCAATTAGATACCAATCGGGCACTCTCTGGTTTTTCACTCTGCAAAATCAATAGGTGATGAGAATAACGACGGCAAGGCTGAGCTTTTATAGCAGTTTGTCCATATTTTCTAGGATTTTCAGGAGATTtctcatatatctatataattataataaagatAAAGAGGACCAATTCCATTTGGCTTTCCTCGTCCAGCCACGACTTCCTATTCATCTCCTGTTATTCTCTCTGAAGATTTCACCACAAACGCAAACTATAAAATCCAAAAGACGGGCCCGCAAAAGGAACATGTGAAAAGGACTTTGGACCCACCGACTATGATATTTCTCATTGAGTACCCATGAGCATACGATGGTGGGGATTCGTGTTTCGTGTCAtgttctcaactattcattactttttcacactttttctcgtaattcaacgacacaatcattataatccaattaaaatcaaaatttaactaTATTTAACTATAAAATCAACCACAATATAAGACTTTTAACTGAATACTCTGAATTATCTCATACTCTACAGGTAACTAGATTGCACAGATGTGCAGATACCACCAAACCTTATTTACTTTCTATTATCAAGATTGACCCAACAACTAAATCTTTGTGCCAAGACTTTTTGAGTCTGAGGGAGGCGtgtcaaaattgaaaagacaAATGTTCAGAGCTGCATGCTTGTCTTCTGTTCTAGATCCTGTCCAATGTCAAGACGTCATCGATGAGGTCACCGTTACTGACCGACAGTCCAACAATTAATCTAGAATCTTCCAAGGATAACACGACCGTTCTAGAGGTTCTTGGTTTATCTCAATTTCCGTTGTCCAGAAGCCTCTCGTAGGCCTAGCTTGCCAAATCCAGATCCGTCTGAAGCCCAACCGCGCATAGTAGTCATGCCAGTCAAAGCTGCCGAGACCACGGGGGTGACGGCGTGCTAATCCAAACCGCTTATTTGCTTCAgtagaaaaaggaaaggggAGAAGAAGGAACATAGAATGAAGGTGTAAATTCCGTTCTTTAAAATCCGAGACGAATTTAGACGTTCACGCATTGGCAGCATATCCGGGGCCTTCACACCGAAAAGCTCTTATTTCTGAAACGAATTCAAACCttcatgcatgggcatatcgaggcCTTCACACTGAAAAGCTGGCTTCAAATAAGAGACATCTTCGCATCGACATTATCAGAATTTCCAGCAGTTGCTCTACAAATGAACAATCATCTGTGCTATGAGAATAATTCGACATTCTGAAACTACTCGGCTTGTAATGTTCTTCTCCACATAGTTGCTTGGAGCAGt
This genomic window contains:
- the LOC116212541 gene encoding probable glutathione S-transferase translates to MSEKEVVLLDFWPSPFGMRLRIALAEKGIDYEYKEEDLWNKSPLLLKSNPVHKKIPVLIHKGKPVCESLIALQYVEEVWPHKSPLLPSDPYARARARFWADYIDKKLYDLGRRTWATKGEEQEAAKKEFLDSLKLLEAELGDKPYFGGDKFGFVDAVLIPYYSWFYTYETCGNFSIEADCPKLIFWAKRCLEKESVKKSLPPQEKVYGFVLELKKRLGLL